From the genome of Agromyces badenianii:
CTGGATCGTCGCCTTCCTGTTCGTCGGCTACTTCGTGCTCGACGGGTTCGACTTCGGCGTCGGCATGTCCCTGCCGTTCCTCGGCAGGGACGAGACCGACCGTCGCGTGCTGATCAACACGATCGGCCCCGTTTGGGACCTCAACGAGACCTGGGTGATCGTCGCGGGAGCCTCTCTCTTCGCGGCGTTTCCCGAGTGGTACGCGACGCTCTTCTCGGGGTTCTATCTCGCCCTCCTCCTGATCCTGCTCGCGCTCATCGCCCGCGGCGTCTCCTTCGAGTACCGGCACCAGCGCCCTGAAGCGGCGTGGAAGCGACGCTTCGACTGGATGATCATCGTGGGCAGCGCCGTGCCGGCGCTCCTCTGGGGCGTCGCATTCGCCAACATCGTGCAGGGCGTGCCGCTCGATGCCGACTACAACTACATCGGCAGCTTCTTCGATCTGCTGAACCCGTACGCGCTGCTCGGCGGCGCCACGACGCTGCTCCTGTTCTTCACGCACGGCGTCGTGTTCGTCGCCCTGAAGACCGAGGGCGACATCCGCGATCGGGCGCGGGCGCTCGCGACCAGGGCCGGCGCCATCACCGTGGTCGTCGCGGCGTCCTTCCTCGTGTGGACCGGCTTCGCATTCGGATCGGGCTGGTTCTGGATCCTCGCCGCCGTCGCCGCGGTCGCGCTCATCGGCTCCTGGCTGGCGAACGTTCGCGGAGCGGAGGGCTGGGCGTTCGTGCTGATGGCCGTCACGATCGCGGCCGCCGTGTTCGCGCTGTTCGCCTCGCTCTTCCCCGACGTCATGCCGGCCTCGAACGATCCCGCGAACAGCCTGACGATCGCCAATGCCTCCTCGACGCCGTACACGCTCACGGTGATGACCTGGACCGCGGTGATCTTCCTCCCGCTGATCCTCGCGTACCAGGGCTGGACCTACTGGATCTTCCGCAAGCGCGTGACGCGCACGCACATCGAGGCGGCGGCGCACTGACGTGAAACCCCTCGATCCGAGGCTCGTGCGCCGTTCGCGTGCGGCTCGTCGGTTCCTGCTCGCGGGAGGTGCGCTCGCGTTCGTCCAGGCGCTCGCGATCATCGCGTTCGCCTGGGCGCTCGCGACGCTCGTCGCCGGGATCATCGACGGGATGGACTGGCCCGAGGCGACGCTGCCGCTCATCGTGCTCGCCGCCGCGGTCTCGGTTCGCGCCCTCGCCGCCTGGCTCTGGGAGTGGACCGGGTCGGCCGGTGCGATGCGCGTGAAGGGCGAGTTGCGCGCTGAACTGCTCGCCGCGATCGAGCGACGCCCCGGCGGCCTTCCCGGATTCCCGACCGCTCGGATCGCCACGCTGCTCGGTCCGGGGCTCGACGCGCTCGACGAGTACTTCGGGCGATACCTGCCGCAGCTCGTGCTCACCGTGGTCGCGACGCCGCTCCTCATCGCGGCCGCCTGGCTCTCCGACTGGCTCTCCGGGCTGATCCTCGTGATCGTGCTGCCGCTCATCCCCGTCTTCATGGCACTCATCGGCATGGCGACCGAGGTCGTGCAGCGTCGCCAGTGGTCGAGCCTGCAGTCGC
Proteins encoded in this window:
- the cydB gene encoding cytochrome d ubiquinol oxidase subunit II translates to MDLSVLWFWIVAFLFVGYFVLDGFDFGVGMSLPFLGRDETDRRVLINTIGPVWDLNETWVIVAGASLFAAFPEWYATLFSGFYLALLLILLALIARGVSFEYRHQRPEAAWKRRFDWMIIVGSAVPALLWGVAFANIVQGVPLDADYNYIGSFFDLLNPYALLGGATTLLLFFTHGVVFVALKTEGDIRDRARALATRAGAITVVVAASFLVWTGFAFGSGWFWILAAVAAVALIGSWLANVRGAEGWAFVLMAVTIAAAVFALFASLFPDVMPASNDPANSLTIANASSTPYTLTVMTWTAVIFLPLILAYQGWTYWIFRKRVTRTHIEAAAH